In the Ursus arctos isolate Adak ecotype North America unplaced genomic scaffold, UrsArc2.0 scaffold_19, whole genome shotgun sequence genome, one interval contains:
- the LOC113248007 gene encoding vomeronasal type-1 receptor 1, which produces MGSGKLELGIIFVTQTGVGILGNSFLFCLYTFSLVTGHKLRPTDLILNQLVLANSMVLFSKGIPQTMVAFGSQYFLDDAACKLIFYYYRVSTGVSFSTICLLNGYQVIKLNPSICRWMELKIRSPKFIGFCCFLCWILHLSINSFIPVIVNGPSNSKNLSVKTNGYCSWNGVLRFNILYTVIYFSLDFMSLGFLVWASSSMISTLLRHKQQVQHIRNNSRAPRMSHEARATRTIFVLVSSFVTFYSIYAILTVWMTVVANPGQWKVNSTVLLSSCFPALSPFVLMVKDTRVSQFCFVCRARTNCFPNVVTVI; this is translated from the coding sequence ATGGGTTCTGGCAAATTGGAATTGGGGATTATCTTCGTCACTCAGACTGGAGTTGGGATCCTAggaaattcattccttttttgtctttatacTTTCTCTTTGGTCACTGGACACAAGTTGAGACCTACAGACTTAATTCTCAACCAACTGGTCCTAGCCAACTCCATGGTCCTTTTTTCCAAAGGGATCCCTCAAACAATGGTGGCTTTTGGATCCCAGTATTTCCTGGATGATGCTGCCTGTAAACTTATCTTTTATTATTACAGAGTGAGCACTGGGGTTTCCTTCAGCACTATCTGTCTCCTCAATGGCTACCAGGTTATTAAACTGAACCCTAGTATTTGTAGGTGGATGGAGCTCAAGATTAGATCCCCAAAGTTCATtggcttctgctgttttctctgctggATCCTACATCTATcgataaattcatttattcctgtAATAGTGAATGGTCCATCAAATAGCAAAAACCTTAGTGTCAAAACTAATGGATACTGTTCCTGGAATGGGGTATTGAGGTTTAACATATTATATACAGTCATATATTTTTCCCTTGACTTTATGAGTTTGGGCTTCTTGGTGTGGGCTAGTAGCTCCATGATCTCCACCCTGCTCAGGCACAAACAGCAAGTACAGCACATTCGCAACAACAGCCGTGCCCCCAGAATGTCCCATGAGGCCAGAGCCACACGCACCATCTTCGTCCTGGTGAGCTCCTTTGTTACTTTTTATTCAATCTATGCTATTTTGACTGTTTGGATGACTGTGGTTGCAAATCCAGGCCAGTGGAAAGTGAACAGCACTGTGCTCCTCTCGTCATGTTTTCCAGCACTCAGCCCCTTCGTGCTCATGGTCAAAGACACTCGAGTCTCTCAGTTCTGCTTTGTCTGTAGGGCAAGGACAAATTGTTTTCCCAATGTGGTTACAGTGATATGA
- the LOC113248008 gene encoding zinc finger protein 239-like has translation MDPAQAPVTFKDVLVTFTQEEWELLDLPQRTLYWKVMGETCRLLVSLGKNLCTDDLQEQVSPGDALLECESHRSRRDPLIHGGKKSYKCKECGKEFINNHFLLQHQWIHTRVKPYKCKKCGKAFLRKADLTGHYSIHIKKKLYECIECEKAFSRRSHLTEHQRVHTGEKPFVCIECRKSFSRRSHLTEHQRIHSGEKPYACSECGKAFARHSDFVRHNRTHTGEKPFECKECGKAFGNSFSVTRHMRSHSGEKLYECSECGKTYSYSSTLSTHQKIHSGVKSYKCKRCGKAFDQKAGLSQHQRTHTEFFLKRPF, from the exons ATGGACCCGGCACAG GCACCAGTGACCTTCAAGGATGTGCTTGTGACCTTCACCCAGGAGGAATGGGAATTATTGGACCTGCCCCAGAGGACACTGTACTGGAAGGTGATGGGGGAGACCTGCAGGCTTCTGGTCTCACTGG GTAAAAATCTGTGCACAGATGATTTACAGGAGCAAGTCTCTCCAGGAGATGCTCTCCTTGAGTGTGAATCACATAGATCAAGGAGAGACCCCTTGATTCATGGAGGAAAGAAATCCTACAAAtgcaaggaatgtgggaaagaGTTTATCAACAATCACTTCCTTCTTCAACATCAGTGGATTCACACTAGAGTAAAACCCTATAAATGCAAAAAGTGTGGGAAGGCCTTTCTCAGGAAGGCAGATCTCACTGGACACTACAGCATTCACATTAAGAAGAAGCTCTATGAGTGCATCGAGTGTGAGAAGGCCTTCAGCCGCAGGTCACACCTCACAGAACACCAGCGGGTTCACACTGGGGAGAAGCCCTTTGTGTGCATCGAATGCAGGAAGTCCTTCAGCCGCAGGTCACACCTCACGGAGCACCAGCGGATTCACAGTGGAGAGAAGCCTTATGCGTGCAGTGAATGTGGAAAGGCCTTTGCCCGCCACTCTGATTTTGTTCGGCATAATAGAACCcacactggagaaaaaccctTTGAGTGcaaagaatgtgggaaggcctttggTAACAGCTTTTCTGTAACTCGACACATGAGGTCTCATTCTGGGGAGAAGCTCTATGAGTGCAGTGAGTGTGGGAAGACCTACAGCTACAGCTCAACCCTCAGTACTCATCAAAAGATTCATAGCGGAGTAAAGTCCTACAAGTGTAAGAGATGCGGGAAGGCCTTTGACCAGAAGGCAGGCCTCAGTCAACATCAGAGAACTCATACTGAGTTCTTCTTAAAGAGACCTTTTTAA